From Mangifera indica cultivar Alphonso unplaced genomic scaffold, CATAS_Mindica_2.1 Un_0001, whole genome shotgun sequence, the proteins below share one genomic window:
- the LOC123205004 gene encoding putative disease resistance protein At4g19050 isoform X1 has product MLEAINSEKIWDNKLPTTSYCYQNLKKLIVYGCQKLKFVFPSSIIKSFEQLQHLEISCCKELKGIIAKEETKGTTTFIFPRVTFLKFKELPEFTTLYNGKYNSNWPMLKELEMCDCSKLDIFNSEYKVVVPNLEVLKLRSVWDSQLVATSSCYQNLTSLILNGCEKLQYVFLSSMVKSFEWLEHIEICNCSVLKEIISKEVEANKTFVFSRVTFLKLENLPELITFYPGVHTSEWPVLKELEVCNCGKIKTFNSEYMSFHHNNEGQHDIWGKQSLFLAEKINLNLEKLTLSRVDEMINLLCQFPENFCRCTIGIKQDKSTNISVGILQRSLKLEKLMLNDCSYEEIFTCGENEKHTKILIQIKSLELRYLSDAKYLWGKSSKLDSLLQNLEVLEVIYCPQMINVLPSSASFENLTVLNVWECHGLMNLLTPSIAKNLVQLREMKIQFCEIMTEIVSNKTEDVAAEDEIVFGKLKLLSLRYLQSLICFYSGNYVLKFPSLEELTVYKCPMIKTFSVGNLYTPSLQKVQQDWWDKSKWSWEGDLNATIQLLYEKENIQSSGKDAELTSMKSPE; this is encoded by the exons ATGCTTGAAGCAATTAATTCTGAGAAGATTTGGGACAACAAACTTCCAACAACCTCTTATTGCTatcagaatttgaaaaaattgattgtgTATGGCtgtcaaaaactaaaatttgtatttccatCATCTATAATCAAAAGCTTTGAGCAGCTTCAACACCTTGAGATAAGTTGTTGTAAGGAATTAAAGGGGATTATTGccaaagaagaaacaaagggTACTACTACATTTATCTTTCCAAGGGTAACCTTTCTGAAATTCAAAGAATTGCCAGAGTTTACAACTTTATACAATGGAAAATACAACTCAAATTGGCCAATGTTAAAGGAGTTGGAGATGTGTGATTGTAGCAAACTAGACATATTTAATTCAGAATATAAG GTTGTTGTCCCCAATTTGGAGGTCTTAAAACTACGTTCAGTTTGGGATAGTCAACTTGTGGCAACTTCTTCTTGCTATCAAAACTTGACAAGCTTGATTTTGAATGGTTGTGAAAAACTCcaatatgtatttttatcatCCATGGTGAAAAGCTTTGAGTGGCTTGAACACATTGAGATATGCAATTGCAGTGTTTTGAAGGAGATTATTTCAAAAGAAGTGGAAGCAAACAAgacatttgtattttcacgagTAACCTTCTTAAAATTGGAGAATTTGCCCGAACTTATAACTTTCTATCCTGGAGTACACACTTCTGAATGGCCAGTGTTAAAGGAGTTGGAGGTGTGTAATTGtggcaaaataaaaacattcaattCAGAATATATGAGCTTCCATCATAATAATGAGGGTCAACATGATATTTGGGGGAAACAATCCCTCTTCTTGGCCGAAAAG ATTAACCTCAATTTGGAGAAATTAACCCTAAGCAGAGTggatgaaatgataaatttgctGTGTCAGTTTCCAGAAAACTTTTGTAGATGTACAATTGGGATCAAACAGGATAAATCTACCAATATTTCAGTTGGCATCCTTCAGAGATCGCTTAAGCTGGAAAAACTCATGCTCAATGACTGCTCATATGAGGAGATATTTACGTGTGGAGAGAATGAGAAACATACAAAGATCCtgatacaaataaaaagttTGGAGTTGCGTTATCTTTCTGATGCAAAGTACCTTTGGGGAAAAAGCTCCAAACTAGActctcttcttcaaaatcttgaagTTCTAGAAGTAATTTATTGTCCTCAAATGATAAATGTTCTGCCATCCTCAGCATCTTTTGAGAATCTAACAGTTTTGAATGTATGGGAGTGTCATGGATTGATGAACTTACTCACACCTTCAATAGCAAAAAATTTGGTGCAGTTGagagaaatgaaaattcaattttgcGAAATAATGACAGAAATAGTATCAAATAAGACAGAAGATGTAGcagcagaagatgaaattgtttttggcaAACTGAAGTTGTTGTCACTTCGCTACTTACAAAGTCTCATATGCTTCTACTCTGGGAATTATGTATTGAAATTTCCATCTTTGGAAGAATTGACTGTATATAAATGTCCTATGATAAAGACTTTCTCTGTAGGAAACTTATATACACCAAGTTTACAGAAAGTTCAACAAGATTGGTGGGATAAAAGCAAATGGAGTTGGGAGGGTGACCTAAATGCAACCATACAACTACTGTACGAAAAAGAG AATATTCAGAGTTCTGGAAAGGATGCAGAGCTTACTTCGATGAAATCTCCAGAATAA
- the LOC123205004 gene encoding putative disease resistance protein At4g19050 isoform X2 → MLEAINSEKIWDNKLPTTSYCYQNLKKLIVYGCQKLKFVFPSSIIKSFEQLQHLEISCCKELKGIIAKEETKGTTTFIFPRVTFLKFKELPEFTTLYNGKYNSNWPMLKELEMCDCSKLDIFNSEYKVVVPNLEVLKLRSVWDSQLVATSSCYQNLTSLILNGCEKLQYVFLSSMVKSFEWLEHIEICNCSVLKEIISKEVEANKTFVFSRVTFLKLENLPELITFYPGVHTSEWPVLKELEVCNCGKIKTFNSEYMSFHHNNEGQHDIWGKQSLFLAEKINLNLEKLTLSRVDEMINLLCQFPENFCRCTIGIKQDKSTNISVGILQRSLKLEKLMLNDCSYEEIFTCGENEKHTKILIQIKSLELRYLSDAKYLWGKSSKLDSLLQNLEVLEVIYCPQMINVLPSSASFENLTVLNVWECHGLMNLLTPSIAKNLVQLREMKIQFCEIMTEIVSNKTEDVAAEDEIVFGKLKLLSLRYLQSLICFYSGNYVLKFPSLEELTVYKCPMIKTFSVGNLYTPSLQKVQQDWWDKSKWSWEGDLNATIQLLYEKEVNSK, encoded by the exons ATGCTTGAAGCAATTAATTCTGAGAAGATTTGGGACAACAAACTTCCAACAACCTCTTATTGCTatcagaatttgaaaaaattgattgtgTATGGCtgtcaaaaactaaaatttgtatttccatCATCTATAATCAAAAGCTTTGAGCAGCTTCAACACCTTGAGATAAGTTGTTGTAAGGAATTAAAGGGGATTATTGccaaagaagaaacaaagggTACTACTACATTTATCTTTCCAAGGGTAACCTTTCTGAAATTCAAAGAATTGCCAGAGTTTACAACTTTATACAATGGAAAATACAACTCAAATTGGCCAATGTTAAAGGAGTTGGAGATGTGTGATTGTAGCAAACTAGACATATTTAATTCAGAATATAAG GTTGTTGTCCCCAATTTGGAGGTCTTAAAACTACGTTCAGTTTGGGATAGTCAACTTGTGGCAACTTCTTCTTGCTATCAAAACTTGACAAGCTTGATTTTGAATGGTTGTGAAAAACTCcaatatgtatttttatcatCCATGGTGAAAAGCTTTGAGTGGCTTGAACACATTGAGATATGCAATTGCAGTGTTTTGAAGGAGATTATTTCAAAAGAAGTGGAAGCAAACAAgacatttgtattttcacgagTAACCTTCTTAAAATTGGAGAATTTGCCCGAACTTATAACTTTCTATCCTGGAGTACACACTTCTGAATGGCCAGTGTTAAAGGAGTTGGAGGTGTGTAATTGtggcaaaataaaaacattcaattCAGAATATATGAGCTTCCATCATAATAATGAGGGTCAACATGATATTTGGGGGAAACAATCCCTCTTCTTGGCCGAAAAG ATTAACCTCAATTTGGAGAAATTAACCCTAAGCAGAGTggatgaaatgataaatttgctGTGTCAGTTTCCAGAAAACTTTTGTAGATGTACAATTGGGATCAAACAGGATAAATCTACCAATATTTCAGTTGGCATCCTTCAGAGATCGCTTAAGCTGGAAAAACTCATGCTCAATGACTGCTCATATGAGGAGATATTTACGTGTGGAGAGAATGAGAAACATACAAAGATCCtgatacaaataaaaagttTGGAGTTGCGTTATCTTTCTGATGCAAAGTACCTTTGGGGAAAAAGCTCCAAACTAGActctcttcttcaaaatcttgaagTTCTAGAAGTAATTTATTGTCCTCAAATGATAAATGTTCTGCCATCCTCAGCATCTTTTGAGAATCTAACAGTTTTGAATGTATGGGAGTGTCATGGATTGATGAACTTACTCACACCTTCAATAGCAAAAAATTTGGTGCAGTTGagagaaatgaaaattcaattttgcGAAATAATGACAGAAATAGTATCAAATAAGACAGAAGATGTAGcagcagaagatgaaattgtttttggcaAACTGAAGTTGTTGTCACTTCGCTACTTACAAAGTCTCATATGCTTCTACTCTGGGAATTATGTATTGAAATTTCCATCTTTGGAAGAATTGACTGTATATAAATGTCCTATGATAAAGACTTTCTCTGTAGGAAACTTATATACACCAAGTTTACAGAAAGTTCAACAAGATTGGTGGGATAAAAGCAAATGGAGTTGGGAGGGTGACCTAAATGCAACCATACAACTACTGTACGAAAAAGAG GTTAACTCTAAGTAA
- the LOC123205087 gene encoding probable disease resistance protein At4g27220, whose amino-acid sequence MEETAGNAVLEVGKCLSAPIGRQFMYLYNYKTNFHNLERGAGKLKDARDEVKAKVVAAEKNVEKIKQNVKDWEGDVDSTIEETDKLIQEKSNSSCFNLITCYKNGRKAWKKLNAITELLQEKEPFAQVSLPTTHEVIRLTNKDYEEFESRRSIFNDVLKALDDPEVGVIGVYGMGGIGKTTLVKEVGQQAKKNLILDEVVFVEVSDKPDPKKIQDELARQLGVKFDPEADRASKLYARLKNDKKVLVILDNIWEQLDLEALGIPCGDDRGGCKLLLTARDVNVLWSMDSKNNFPMGVLKEEEAWSLFKKMAGDVVDQTNKLNSLPNDVCIGCRGLPIVITTIARALRYKRHQSEWKDALRELKKPSPTKFAGLPEKEYAKIALSYNYLKRDELKETLLICSLMVNNSIILDLFKLIMSLIILKGANFTMEEARNKLESLVYELKYSCLLLDGSTSERFSMHDVVRSVVIIIAYKDHHVFTERNDMVTEWSNKEQLKKCTKISLADCNMISEIWSQGLDCPKLEFFSVVVNGSFEIYEDFFVRMGNLKVLSLFQLDVLSLPTSLGLLTNLQTLCLDHGTFSNITIIGELRKLKILSLRHCMIKQLAEEISKLTQLRLLDLSDCWKLEIIVPNVISSLSLLEELYMSKCSISWKLDILEELMGLSNLTALKIDISNDQILPKDFISKKLERYKISIGNEATNFGKYFIDGDYGKFMMVRSHLLNKSTALRTPKLNLNSFIWQEELQLLSNVEFLCLDKLQGIKNDLSELDNKGFSHLKYLYVHNNPNILCIVDSTKCTPHDVFPHLESLVFFNLTNLEKICYGLPSTKSFFYLKFIDVKSCDKLENIFSFSGRSLPQLQFIKVEDCKNLTEIFAVESKDRVDKNEVIDKIEFCQLRFLTLINLPRIVSFYSNANKVSTSQKTQKELTINLESSDINSEDEKIDTVIPFFSQKV is encoded by the exons ATGGAAGAAACTGCTGGGAATGCTGTTTTAGAAGTTGGAAAGTGCTTAAGTGCTCCGATCGGGCGTCAGTTTATGTACTTGTACAACTACAAAACCAACTTTCACAATCTTGAAAGAGGAGCTGGAAAGCTGAAGGATGCAAGAGATGAAGTGAAGGCTAAGGTTGTTGCTGCTGAAAAAAATGTGGAAAAGATCAAACAGAATGTTAAGGACTGGGAGGGGGATGTGGATTCCACCATCGAAGAAACAGACAAGCTGATTCAAGAGAAATCAAATAGCAGTTGTTTCAACTTGATCACTTGCTACAAAAATGGCAGGAAAGCATGGAAAAAGCTGAACGCTATAACTGAACTTCTTCAGGAAAAAGAACCATTTGCTCAAGTTTCTCTTCCTACCACTCATGAAGTCATTCGGCTCACTAACAAAGATTATGAGGAATTTGAATCAAGAAGGTCAATTTTCAACGATGTACTTAAGGCATTAGATGATCCTGAGGTGGGAGTTATTGGGGTTTATGGGATGGGCGGAATTGGTAAAACCACACTGGTCAAAGAAGTTGGTCAACAAGCCAAGAAAAACCTGATCTTGGATGAGGTGGTTTTCGTAGAGGTATCTGATAAACCAGATCCTAAAAAGATTCAAGATGAACTTGCGCGTCAGTTAGGTGTGAAATTTGATCCGGAGGCTGATCGAGCGAGCAAGTTGTATGCGAGACTGAAGAATGATAAGAAAGTgcttgtaattttagataatatatggGAACAATTAGATTTGGAGGCTCTGGGTATTCCTTGTGGAGATGACCGTGGAGGATGTAAATTATTGCTGACAGCAAGAGATGTTAATGTATTATGGAGTATGGATTCTAAGAATAATTTCCCGATGGGTGTCttaaaggaagaagaagcttgGAGCTTATTCAAGAAGATGGCAG GTGATGTGgttgatcaaacaaataaacTGAATTCTCTGCCAAATGATGTATGCATCGGATGTCGGGGTTTGCCAATTGTTATTACTACCATAGCAAGAGCATTAAGATACAAGAGACATCAATCTGAATGGAAGGATGCCCTACGAGAATTGAAAAAGCCTTCTCCAACAAAGTTTGCTGGCTTGCCAGAAAAAGAATATGCAAAGATAGCATTGAGTTACAATTATCTAAAACGTGACGAGCTCAAGGAAACTTTACTAATTTGTAGTCTAATGGTAAATAATAGTATCATTTTAGACTTGTTCAAACTCATTATGAGTTTAATTATACTAAAAGGAGCTAACTTCACTATGGAAGAAGCACGAAATAAGCTGGAAAGTCTTGTCTATGAACTCAAGTATTCGTGTTTGTTGCTTGATGGTTCAACCAGTGAACGGTTTTCGATGCATGATGTTGTTCGTTCAGTTGTCATAATAATTGCATATAAAGATCATCACGTATTTACAGAGCGAAATGACATGGTGACAGAATGGTCAAATAAAGAGCAATTGAAAAAATGCACTAAAATCTCACTAGCTGATTGTAATATGATTAGTGAGATTTGGTCTCAAGGTTTGGATTGtccaaaacttgaattttttagtGTGGTGGTGAATGGTTCTTTTGAAATCTATGAAGATTTTTTTGTGCGGATGGGAAACCTCAAGGTTCTAAGTTTGTTTCAGCTAGATGTATTGTCCTTGCCAACATCTCTTGGTCTTCTCACAAATCTTCAAACGTTATGCTTAGATCATGGgacattttcaaatataacaaTCATTGGAGAGTTGAGAAAACTAAAGATTCTTAGCTTGCGACATTGTATGATTAAACAGTTGGCTGAGGAAATAAGTAAATTGACTCAATTGAGGTTACTGGATTTAAGTGATTGTTGGAAATTAGAAATTATAGTACCAAATGTTATATCAAGCTTATCCTTATTGGAAGAATTGTATATGAGCAAATGCTCTATTTCATGGAAGCTTGACATACTTGAAGAGTTGATGGGTTTGTCCAATTTGACAgctttaaaaatagatatttccAATGATCAAATACTGCCAAAAGACTTCATTTCCAAAAAGTTAGAAAGGTACAAAATATCAATTGGAAATGAGGCTACTAATTTTGGTAAGTACTTCATAGATGGTGATTATGGGAAGTTCATGATGGTGAGAAGCCATTTATTAAATAAGTCTACTGCTTTAAGAACACCGAAACTGAATCTTAATTCTTTCATTTGGCAAGAGGAATTGCAGTTGTTATCGAATGTTGAATTCTTATGCTTAGACAAATTGCAGGGTATCAAGAATGATCTCTCCGAATTAGACAATAAGGGTTTTTCGCATTTAAAATATCTCTATGTCCATAATAATCCCAACATCTTGTGCATTGTTGACTCAACAAAGTGCACACCTCATGATGTCTTTCCACACTTGGAGTCTTTGGTTTTTTTCAACTTGACGAACTTGGAAAAGATATGTTATGGTCTACCCTCAACAAAGTCTTTCttctatctaaaatttatagATGTGAAAAGCTGTGATAAATTGGAAAATATCTTCTCATTCTCTGGCAGAAGCCTTCCACAGCTTCAATTTATTAAGGTGGaagattgcaagaatttgacTGAGATTTTTGCTGTTGAAAGTAAAGATAGAGTAGACAAGAATGAGGTAATTGATAAGATTGAATTTTGTCAATTACGCTTTTTGACTTTGATTAATCTTCCAAGGATTGTGAGCTTCTACTCAAATGCAAATAAAGTTTCAACATCACAAAAGACACAAAAAGAATTGACAATTAATTTGGAGTCTAGTGATATCAATTCGGAGGATGAGAAAATTGATACTGTCATACCATTTTTTAGCCAAAAGGTTTGA